The Heliangelus exortis chromosome 31, bHelExo1.hap1, whole genome shotgun sequence DNA segment GGTGGGTGTGTGAGTGACCCCAAACCTtggggagcccagagctggggggctgcaggggaccaggctcagcccccccacccccaggacacGCTCAGAGAGCACAGGGATGACCCTGGGTGCAGCCAGGGACCCCTGGGGACAGCGTGGAACCCACgggaggggacacagcagaAGGAGTGAAGACACCAGAGGCAGATGGTAAGACAGGGAATGCTTTTTTTATTGGGACCCACAGGAGAGGACGGGTGGGCCCACGACAAACTTTTCCATCAAAGCACAGACCATGGAACAGGACAAACCGCGGCGCAAAACACTGCTACAGACCCCCAGGGTTGGGGGCTTCAACTAGGTTATGTTCCCTGTAAGAGCAGCACCCTTGTGAGAGTTTAAtattcctccccttcctcttctccctccccttccacAGAATCCACCCCCACCTCCTCGTAATCCTTCTCCAGGGCGGCCATGTCCTCCCGGGCCTCCGAGAACTCCCCCTCCTCCATGCCCTCCCCCACGTACCAGTGCACGAACGCCCTCTTGGCGTACATCAGGTCGAACTTGTGGTCCAGGCGGGCCCAGGCCTCGGCGATGGCCGTGGTGTTGCTCAGCATGCACACCGCGCGCTGCACCTTGGCCAGGTCCCCCCCGGGCACCACCGTGGGGGGTTGGTAGTTGATGCCCACCTTGAAGCCCGTGGGGCACCAGTCCACGAACTGGATGGTGCGTTTGGTCTTGATGGTGGCGATGGCGGCGTTGACGTCCTTGGGCACCACGTCCCCGCGGTACAGCAGGCAGCAGGCCATGTACTTGCCGTGCCGGGGGTCACACTTCACCATCTGGTTGGCCGGCTCGAAGCAGGCGTTGGTGATCTCGGCCACCGAGAGCTGCTCGTGATAAGCCTTCTCGGCGGAGATGACCGGGGCGTAGGTGGCCAGGGGGAAGTGGATGCGGGGGTAGGGCACCAGGTTGGTCTGGAATTCCGTCAGGTCGACGTTGAGGGCCCCGTCGAAGCGCAGGGAGGCCGTGATGGAGGACACGATCTGGCCGATCAACCTGTTGAGGTTGGTGTAGGTTGGCCTCTCGATGTCCAGGTTGCGGCGGCAGATGTCGTAGATGGCCTCGTTGTCCACCATGAAGGCACAGTCGGAGTGCTCCAGGGTGGTGTGGGTGGTGAGGATGGAGTTGTAGGGCTCCACCACAGCCGTGGAGACCTGGGGGGCTGGGTAGATGGAGAATTCCAGCTTGGACTTCTTCCCATAGTCAACGGAGAGGCGCTCCATGAGCAGGGAGGTGAAGCCGGAGCCGGTGCCTCCCCCGAAGCTGTGGAAGACCAGGAAGCCCTGGAGCCCCG contains these protein-coding regions:
- the TUBA1A gene encoding tubulin alpha-1A chain — protein: MRECISIHVGQAGVQIGNACWELYCLEHGIQPDGQMPSDKTIGGGDDSFNTFFSETGAGKHVPRAVFVDLEPTVIDEVRTGTYRQLFHPEQLITGKEDAANNYARGHYTIGKEIIDLVLDRIRKLADQCTGLQGFLVFHSFGGGTGSGFTSLLMERLSVDYGKKSKLEFSIYPAPQVSTAVVEPYNSILTTHTTLEHSDCAFMVDNEAIYDICRRNLDIERPTYTNLNRLIGQIVSSITASLRFDGALNVDLTEFQTNLVPYPRIHFPLATYAPVISAEKAYHEQLSVAEITNACFEPANQMVKCDPRHGKYMACCLLYRGDVVPKDVNAAIATIKTKRTIQFVDWCPTGFKVGINYQPPTVVPGGDLAKVQRAVCMLSNTTAIAEAWARLDHKFDLMYAKRAFVHWYVGEGMEEGEFSEAREDMAALEKDYEEVGVDSVEGEGEEEGEEY